A genomic region of Larimichthys crocea isolate SSNF unplaced genomic scaffold, L_crocea_2.0 scaffold148, whole genome shotgun sequence contains the following coding sequences:
- the ccdc135 gene encoding dynein regulatory complex subunit 7 isoform X3, giving the protein METVLESGSEDRVRGEEDDDGRETTKLEETLSDLPPRKKAEDCPESYRVNSPDEVRVLAIAESFQRQYSYLYPDRKPLLLCPVNECGVKFVSTSLRPTPNVYPELYTWEGCASFVANFLSLDPLEPPVDPPCHLLSSTSVLRRQRATCFESATLLCSLLLGADYNAYCVSGYAVREMCLLDQSQQECPLLAEEEGRSVISEQEPQDNKYTVRPPMELDSRFLAQQEKKKQEAEAALLLKQKLQEQSEQRPADDPLRGLRVHCWVLVLSGSWSVQENFFIDPLTGKSYTTKDDNFLGVESAWNNLNYYVNLQECNNSCKDMVFDLEDLKTWEPLLYGAVSKNQLILEASEGNEEMTVSKVNDDKEEERPRVLRMPTSWVGPISISQRDLETRYPEGQRVTRYRRAKLERFAPWISEGLVTRLTTYKDLDCTEVVMVKEWYQHRKDHLEQREVNKVDNVTTERFKDGRSFKLLFHRYTSLSKDSQHDMKFSSTRVDGLVRRVDSPFDMTEMFEGRSDFLYYRHAVFKTRNALPRPDVDNHQVEELIRKLVEHFHRNTSKPANEDVAVRVFTVGFQCRIDLTYHLEDYQFSPSKRTFILPREPTERRKGEGFTPDMVSSFQEDPTEKPLHTLALHKMMVDLMKEKEEVSLQIKESICETKAIVECRRQEEKHVQLYYSPWTTTGAAEARRRRQEMERQALEEQKWLQEMETDIMAPFLIGQNNTMNLTGAEAKRFYQDSLDKYKEKLVNQVTFIHSRFITETNNLQKKQEWYQKNQLNMTAQQEEEYQTYCAEKMLQIQVAKKRLSMHKEAAPKKIDDFIQKLRADPRLKPHLPPL; this is encoded by the exons ATGGAGACTGTGCTGGAGTCAGGCAGTGAGGACCGAGTGAGAggtgaagaggatgatgatggcaGAGAGACGACGAAGCTGGAGGAGACTCTCAGTGACCT CCCACCCAGGAAGAAGGCAGAGGACTGTCCCGAGTCCTACAGGGTCAACTCCCCCGACGAGGTCCGAGTGCTGGCCATCGCTGAGAGCTTCCAGCGTCAGTATTCATACTTGTACCCCGACCGCAAGCCGCTGCTGCTCTGCCCTGTCAACGAGTGTGGCGTGAAG TTCGTGTCCACGAGTCTCCGACCCACACCAAATGTCTACCCTGAGCTCTACACCTGGGAGGGCTGCGCCTCATTTGTGGCTAACTTCCTGTCTCTGGACCCTTTGGAGCCGCCCGTGGACCCG CCCTGTCACCTGTTGTCCTCCACCTCGGTGCTCCGGCGTCAGAGAGCCACGTGTTTCGAATCTGCCACCCTGCTGTGCAGCCTGCTGCTCGGCGCCGACTACAACGCCTACTGCGTCAGCGGCTACGCCGTCAGAGAGATGTGTCTGCTGGACCAGAGCCAGCAGGAGTGCCCCCTACTGGCCGAGGAGGAGGGCAGG aGCGTGATCTCCGAGCAGGAGCCTCAGGACAACAAATACACCGTGAGGCCTCCGATGGAGCTGGACAGTCGCTTCCTCGCGcagcaagagaagaagaaacaggaggCTGAAGCTGCGTTGCTTCTGAAACAAAAACTACAGGAG CAGAGCGAGCAGCGACCCGCCGACGACCCGTTGCGAGGACTCCGGGTGCACTGCTGGGTTCTGGTGCTGTCAGGGAGTTGGAGCGTCCAGGAGAACTTCTTCATCGACCCGCTGACGGGGAAAAGCTACACGACCAAAGACGACAACTTCCTGGGCGTGGAGAGCGCGTGGAACAATCTCAACTACTACGTCAACCTGCAGGAGTGCAACAACAGCTGCAAG gacatGGTGTTCGACCTGGAGGATTTAAAGACATGGGAGCCGCTCTTGTACGGCGCAGTCAGCAAAAATCAGCTGATTCTCGAAGCATCGGAGGGAAACGAGGAAATGACAGTGAGCAAAGTCAATGACGACAag gagGAAGAGCGGCCCCGGGTTTTAAGGATGCCGACATCCTGGGTCGGTCCAATCAGCATCTCGCAGAGAG aTCTGGAGACCCGTTACCCAGAAGGCCAGAGGGTGACCCGCTACAGGAGGGCAAAGCTGGAGCGGTTTGCACCGTGGATCTCAGAAGGCCTCGTCACACGACTGACGACATACAAAGACCTGGACT gtaCTGAGGTCGTCATGGTGAAGGAGTGGTATCAGCACAGAAAAGACCACCTGGAGCAGAGGGAGGTCAACAAGGTCGACAACGTCACCACAGAACGCTTCAAAGACGGAAGAAGTTTCAAACTTTTAT TTCACAGGTACACGTCCCTGAGCAAAGACAGCCAGCACGACATGAAGTTCAGTTCTACTCGCGTCGACGGCCTGGTGCGGAGGGTGGATTCACCGTTTGACATGACGGAGATGTTTGAGGGCCGGAGCGACTTCCTCTACTACCGGCACGCCGTCTTCAAGACACGCAACGCGTTGCCAAGACCAGATGTGGACAACCATCAGGTCGAGGAACTGATCAGG AAACTGGTGGAGCATTTCCACAGGAACACGTCCAAACCAGCCAACGAAGACGTGGCCGTGCGAGTGTTCACAGTGGGGTTCCAATGCCGCATCGATTTGACCTATCACTTAGAGGATTACCAGTTTTCCCCTTCAAAGAGGACCTTCATCTTACCGCGAGAGCCAACAGAGAGGCGGAAGGGCGAGGGCTTTACTCCCGACATGGTCTCCAGCTTCCAG GAGGACCCAACTGAGAAGCCTCTCCACACTCTGGCTCTGCATAAGATGATGGTGGACCtgatgaaggagaaggaggaggtatCCCTCCAAATCAAAGAGTCCATATGTGAG ACGAAGGCCATTGTGGAGTGCAGGAGGCAGGAAGAGAAACATGTTCAGCTTTACTACTCACCATGGACGACAACAGGCGCCGCCGAGGCCCGCAGACGGAGACAGGAAATG GAGCGTCAGGCTTTGGAGGAGCAGAAGTGGCTGCAGGAGATGGAGACGGACATCATGGCTCCCTTCCTGATCGGGCAGAACAACACAATGAATCTGACTGGCGCGGAGGCCAAGAGGTTCTACCAGGACAGTCTGGACAAGTATAAAGAGAAACTGGTCAACCAAGTCACCTTCATCCACAGTCGCTTCATTACG GAAACAAATAACCTACAGAAGAAGCAGGAGTGGTACCAGAAGAACCAGCTGAACATGACGGCCCAGCAGGAGGAAGAGTACCAAACCTACTGCGCTGAGAAAATGCTGCAAATACAAGTGGCCAAGAAACGCCTCAGCAT gcaCAAAGAAGCAGCTCCTAAAAAGATTGATGATTTTATTCAGAAGCTGAGAGCAGACCCTCGACTGAAGCCTCACCTGCCTCCTTTATAA